GAAAGGGTATTGGCACCGGGCAGGTCCCACTCCGACTCTGTGAAGACGGATACGCCATCCCACGGCCCCTTGCAAGTAAGAATCTGAAATTTAACTTTTCTTTACCGTCTAATTTAGGAAGTCATAAAAATTCAGCGCTTTGCATTCATCACTCAACATTCGCCGCAGGCGTCAACCTGGAGGGGGGGGTGGAGTATGGGAGGTGATCTAATCCGGGAATATCGCCCCCTTCGTGAGTGCACTTCAACTGGGAGTGTTTCATACGGAATTGTTCAGCCCGGTTCACACGTTGAAAACGGAGTTCCAATCATCCGAGTAAACAACATCAATGATGGGAGCCTTGATGTAACCAGCCCGCTAAAGGTTGATCCTCAGATTGATGAAAAACACCGTAAAACCCGACTAGAAGGGGGAGAAGTATTATTGAGTTTAGTTGGCACCACTGGTCAATGTGTTGTCGCTGGACCGGAGCTGAATGGGTGGAATGTTGCTCGTGCTATCGCAGTGATTAAACCCGCTCAAGGAATCAGCGCCGAATGGCTCAGTATCTGCCTTAAGACCCCAGCAGCGCAGCATTATCTAGACAATCGCGCAAACACCACAGTTCAAAAAACACTGAATCTAAAGGATGTTCGTGAGATCCCAATAATGAGGGTTTCTGAATCTGAAGAACGCTACATCCTTGAGTGGTGGACAACTCTTAATGACAAGATTGAGTTGAATCGGCGGATGAATGCGACGCTGGAAGGGATGGCGCAGGCGCTCTTCAAAAGCTGGTTTGTGGACTTTGACCCGGTGATCGACAATGCCCTCGCCGCCGGCAATCCCATCCCCGACGAACTCCGCCTGGGGGCACGGAGCTCCAGCTCCGTGAATCCCCCTAGCAAGGGCAAAGCTGGAGCTTCGCCCCTCCCGGACCCACGCTTTCCCGCCGCGTTCCAATTCACCGAATCCATGGGCTGGATTCCGGAGGGGTGGGAAACCCAGCCTCTCTACGACATCGCAAATTTCGTCAACGGAGCAGCTTACAAGGGAGCCGATTTTTCAGATTCCCCCGACGCATTGCCAGTCATCAAGATCGCTGAGATCAAAGCGGGAATCACTGCGCAGACGAAATTCACCGAGGTCAACAAAGGCGAAAAATACAGAGTCGAAGATGGAGACATTTTGCTTTCGTGGTCTGGCAACCCCGACACCTCAATCGACACCTTCATTTGGACTGACGGACCAGGCTATCTAAACCAGCACATCTTCAATGTCTGCCTGCACGACGAGTCGGATAGATATTTTGTGTATTACCAGCTCAAGTATCTTCGCTCCACCTTTGCCGAGATCGCCAGAGACAAGCAAACCACGGGGCTCGGCCACTTCACGGCGGGAGACATGAAGCGGCTAATGGTATTCAAGCCGTCAGCGCCTCTGCTAGAACAGTTTAACGCGACTGTTTCATCGATATATCTGAGAGGCTACGAGAATCTACTAGCCACTAAAACCCTCAACAAGCTCCGGGACTCTCTTCTCCCAAAGCTTATCTCAGGAGAAATTCAAACCATTTAGTCCCATGTCTACAGTAAAATCATATTCCGTTGGGAACGGTGACACGTTCTACATTGAACATAATTCAGACAATTTTACGATTATTGACTGTAATTTGAGGAGCGCAGACGAAAATATAGACCGAATTCTCGATGAGCTTGCCGCCCTTTCCGGCAAAAAGGGAATCACCCGATTTATCTCAACGCACCCTGATGACGATCATATTCACGGCTTAGAAAGTTTGGACGAACGAATTGGCATCCTCAATTTTTATTGTGTGGCCAACGAAGCTACCAAGCCATTTCAAGATGAGCATTTTGATTTCTATAAATCACTCCGCGACTCAACCAAGGCATTCAACATCTACAAAGGATGTTCCCGAAGGTGGATGAATGCAGAAGACGACGAACGGAAGAGTGCTGGCATCAATATCAAATGGCCTAAAGTAGATAATGAATGCCATAAAAAGGCACTTCAAACCGCGAAAGAAGGAAAGGGTTACAACAACATGTCGGCTATTGTCCGATACTCCATCAACAATGGACCCTCCTACCTTTGGATGGGAGATCTTGAGAACGCTTTTATGAAAAACATCGAGGATGAAGTCGATTGGGTGCAAACAACCATCCTATTTGCACCACACCATGGGAGAAAATCCGGAAAGGTGCCTCAAAGCATTCTTGAAAAAATTGCGCCAAAAATAGTCATCGTTGGTGAAGCTGAAAGCTCAGGATATTTGGACTATTACGACGGCTACAACACCATCACTCAACTATCG
The sequence above is drawn from the Akkermansiaceae bacterium genome and encodes:
- a CDS encoding restriction endonuclease subunit S encodes the protein MRVSESEERYILEWWTTLNDKIELNRRMNATLEGMAQALFKSWFVDFDPVIDNALAAGNPIPDELRLGARSSSSVNPPSKGKAGASPLPDPRFPAAFQFTESMGWIPEGWETQPLYDIANFVNGAAYKGADFSDSPDALPVIKIAEIKAGITAQTKFTEVNKGEKYRVEDGDILLSWSGNPDTSIDTFIWTDGPGYLNQHIFNVCLHDESDRYFVYYQLKYLRSTFAEIARDKQTTGLGHFTAGDMKRLMVFKPSAPLLEQFNATVSSIYLRGYENLLATKTLNKLRDSLLPKLISGEIQTI